A window from Montipora capricornis isolate CH-2021 chromosome 7, ASM3666992v2, whole genome shotgun sequence encodes these proteins:
- the LOC138056327 gene encoding uncharacterized protein gives MGMLISTEKRLAKSKEHANVYQKQIEHMIEREVARKLSQTELKNYKEPIHYISHHEVLKPDSKSTPVRIVFYSSARYMGHMLNDYWTKGPHLLNDLLGVLIRFRENNIAMIGDIKKMYHTVKIKTIEQHTHRYLWRDMDTRRPPDTYVIQRVSFGDKPSGTIATVALRKTAEMGADRYPEATQVIKENTYMDDIIESTPTKEKATKLTKDIKALLDEGNFKMIELIYSNLYPTTNPLIRKRCWELFGTQFKTNLYIKCTFEPHPRNNQTIRLMTMTTTQRKE, from the coding sequence ATGGGAATGCTCATATCAACTGAAAAAAGATTAGCAAAAAGTAAAGAACACGCGAACGTTTATCAGAAACAAATTGAACATATGATCGAACGAGAAGTCGCACGAAAACTCTCGCAAACAGAACTGAAAAACTACAAAGAACCAATTCACTACATTTCTCATCATGAGGTTTTGAAGCCAGATTCGAAATCAACTCCAGTAAGAATCGTGTTTTATAGCAGCGCACGTTACATGGGACACATGCTCAATGACTACTGGACTAAAGGACCACACCTACTTAATGATCTCTTGGGAGTACTCATAAGGTTCAGAGAAAACAACATTGCAATGATAGGTGATATCAAGAAAATGTATCATACAGTCAAGATCAAAACCATTGAGCAACATACACATAGATATCTATGGAGAGATATGGACACTCGAAGACCACCAGACACGTATGTAATACAAAGAGTGTCATTTGGAGACAAACCATCGGGGACGATCGCTACTGTTGCATTGAGAAAAACAGCAGAAATGGGAGCGGATAGATATCCCGAAGCGACTCAGGTCATCAAAGAAAACACGTATATGGATGACATAATAGAGAGTACTCCCACCAAAGAAAAAGCGACAAAACTCACTAAGGATATAAAAGCCTTACTTGACGAAGGAAACTTCAAAATGATAGAATTGATATACTCAAACCTATACCCGACGACAAATCCTCTAATACGGAAAAGGTGTTGGGAGTTGTTTGGAACCCAGTTCAAGACGAATTTGTATATAAAATGCACCTTCGAACCACATCCAAGAAACAACCAAACGATAAGACTCATGACAATGACAACAACCCAACGAAAAGAATAA
- the LOC138056329 gene encoding uncharacterized protein — translation MGKLPVDRLKPSPAWTCTAIDLFGPFKIRDEVKKRTTGKTYGVIFNCLGTRAVHVDIAADYSAEKFLMVLRRFASIRGCPSKLYSDNGPQLVAANEELKNLVQVSNQEQLNEFGVMEGFKWDFAPADAPWQNGVSEALVKSVNRAITAAISDHVMAFSELQTVCFEVANLVNERPIGRHPTFPDDGTYLCPNDLLLGRATSRVPSGPFREPSNPRQRFEFVQNVVNYFWKKWTRDYFPSLLIQPKWHTAQRNLREGDVVLIQDTNQIRGQWKLGVVLKTFPGEDGRVRRVQVQYKNPKPGEAVSEYHGRGFVTVERAVNKLVVLIPKEEAEDKNKT, via the coding sequence ATGGGAAAATTACCAGTGGACAGATTAAAGCCGTCTCCCGCCTGGACTTGTACTGCTATTGATCTATTTGGACCATTCAAAATTCGAGACGAGGTGAAGAAAAGAACGACTGGGAAAACATATGGAGTGATCTTCAACTGTTTAGGCACCCGCGCAGTACATGTAGATATAGCCGCAGATTATAGCGCTGAGAAATTCCTTATGGTCCTGCGAAGATTTGCATCTATTCGAGGTTGTCCTTCGAAACTATATTCCGACAATGGACCTCAATTAGTTGCCGCAAATGAAGAACTAAAAAATTTGGTACAAGTAAGTAATCAAGAGCAACTAAATGAATTTGGCGTGATGGAAGGATTCAAGTGGGATTTTGCCCCAGCTGATGCACCATGGCAAAACGGAGTGTCAGAAGCGTTAGTGAAATCGGTGAATCGAGCGATAACAGCAGCTATAAGTGATCATGTCATGGCATTCTCAGAACTCCAAACCGTTTGCTTCGAGGTAGCAAACCTTGTAAATGAAAGACCTATCGGAAGACACCCTACGTTTCCAGATGATGGCACTTATTTATGTCCCAATGACTTACTACTAGGCAGAGCAACTTCACGAGTGCCAAGCGGGCCTTTCAGAGAGCCTTCCAATCCTCGTCAGCGATTCGAATTTGTCCAGAATGTTGTGAACTACTTCTGGAAGAAATGGACAAGGGACTACTTTCCAAGCTTACTAATTCAGCCAAAGTGGCACACGGCTCAACGCAATCTTAGGGAAGGTGACGTAGTGCTCATCCAAGATACTAACCAAATCAGAGGACAATGGAAACTTGGTGTCGTCCTCAAGACATTTCCTGGGGAAGACGGAAGAGTAAGGAGAGTACAAGTACAGTACAAAAATCCCAAACCGGGGGAAGCCGTCAGCGAATATCACGGAAGAGGCTTTGTTACCGTCGAGCGAGCAGTGAATAAATTGGTTGTTCTTATACCAAAGGAGGAAGCAGAAGATAAAAACAAAACCTGA